From the genome of Capricornis sumatraensis isolate serow.1 chromosome 17, serow.2, whole genome shotgun sequence, one region includes:
- the SPRY1 gene encoding protein sprouty homolog 1 — protein sequence MDPQNQHGSGSSLVVIQQPALDNRQRLDYEREIQPAAILSLDQIKAIRGSNEYTEGPSVVKRPAPRTAPRQEKHERTHEIIPINVNNNYEHRPTSHLGHAGLSNNARGPILSRSTSTGSAASSGSNSSASSEQGLLGRSPPTRPIPGHRSERAIRTQPKQLIVDDLKGSLKEDLTQHKFICEQCGKCKCGECTAPRTLPSCLACNRQCLCSAESMVEYGTCMCLVKGIFYHCSNDDEGDSYSDNPCSCSQSQCCSRYLCMGAMSLFLPCLLCYPPAKGCLKLCRGCYDWIHRPGCRCKNSNTVYCKLESCPSRGLGKPS from the coding sequence ATGGATCCCCAAAATCAGCATGGCAGTGGCAGTTCATTAGTTGTGATCCAGCAGCCTGCATTGGATAACCGTCAGAGGCTAGACTATGAGAGGGAGATTCAGCCTGCTGCTATTTTGTCCTTAGACCAGATCAAGGCCATCAGAGGCAGCAATGAATACACAGAAGGGCCATCTGTGGTGAAAAGACCTGCTCCTCGAACCGCACCAAGACAAGAAAAGCATGAGAGGACTCACGAAATCATACCGATTAATGTGAATAATAACTATGAGCATAGACCTACCAGCCACCTGGGACATGCAGGACTCTCAAATAACGCCAGAGGCCCCATACTGAGCAGGTCAACCAGCACTGGAAGCGCAGCCAGTTCTGGGAGCAACAGCAGTGCCTCTTCTGAGCAGGGGCTGTTAGGAAGGTCCCCGCCAACCAGACCCATCCCTGGTCACAGGTCTGAAAGGGCAATCCGGACCCAGCCCAAGCAACTGATTGTGGATGACTTAAAGGGCTCCTTGAAAGAGGACCTGACGCAGCACAAGTTCATTTGTGAACAGTGTGGGAAGTGCAAGTGTGGGGAATGCACAGCTCCCAGAACCCTGCCATCCTGCTTGGCCTGTAACCGGCAGTGCCTTTGCTCCGCTGAGAGCATGGTGGAGTACGGAACCTGCATGTGCTTGGTCAAGGGCATCTTCTACCACTGCTCCAATGACGATGAAGGGGATTCCTACTCGGATAATCCTTGCTCCTGTTCACAGTCACAGTGCTGCTCTAGGTACCTGTGTATGGGAGCCATGTCTCTGTTTTTACCTTGCTTACTTTGTTATCCTCCAGCCAAGGGATGCCTGAAGCTGTGCAGGGGGTGTTATGACTGGATCCATCGCCCAGGATGCAGATGTAAGAACTCCAACACTGTCTATTGTAAGCTGGAGAGCTGCCCCTCCCGGGGACTGGGTAAACCATCATGA
- the LOC138093536 gene encoding uncharacterized protein: MARAAAGRPAASAPGQERSPRPPSGCGGQSSGDAARPGADLSQLACAAQLSNIHLRGSSRVAPFQEPGKKKKEIPSGGLSRSTRKASWGAAGRGVRDWPADPPLCSDQSFPRGPVAPRGKGGSGGLLTRGNPRHGRLRLRGARDGARTGVHGRVTEPRREYTPERPDRRSPWVGGGWDFGFYPLLRGGGEGSEVWGSPPGRRRGVVPRLPRRSRHFLDPARRASGGTASLGTPVLAVSLSRQRSLPVLRPSCSAAETPATND, from the coding sequence ATGGCCCGAGCTGCGGCCGGGCGGCCCGCGGCCTCTGCCCCTGGGCAGGAGCGCTCCCCGCGGCCCCCTTCCGGCTGCGGGGGACAATCTTCTGGAGACGCGGCGCGGCCAGGCGCAGACCTCTCACAGCTCGCGTGCGCCGCGCAGCTCAGTAACATCCACCTCCGGGGCTCTTCTCGTGTAGCCCCCTTCCaagaaccaggaaaaaaaaaaaaagaaatcccttcAGGAGGGCTCTCCCGGTCTACACGGAAGGCGAGCTGGGGAGCGGCGGGGAGAGGAGTGCGTGACTGGCCGGCCGACCCGCCGCTGTGCTCGGACCAGAGTTTTCCTCGGGGTCCAGTAGCTCCTCGCGGGAAAGGCGGGAGTGGCGGCCTCCTGACGCGTGGAAATCCACGTCACGGACGTTTGAGGCTCCGCGGCGCCCGGGACGGGGCTCGAACCGGCGTCCACGGACGAGTCACGGAGCCGCGCAGGGAGTACACGCCTGAGAGGCCCGACCGCCGCTCCccgtgggtggggggtgggtgggatttTGGTTTTTACCCGCTTTTAAGGGGCGGTGGTGAAGGGAGCGAGGTTTGGGGTTCTCCTCCGGGGAGAAGGCGGGGCGTCGTCCCTCGGCTCCCGCGCAGGTCCAGGCACTTTCTCGATCCCGCACGGCGGGCAAGTGGGGGCACGGCGTCCCTGGGAACTCCGGTCCTGGCAGTCAGCCTCTCCCGGCAGCGATCACTCCCAGTCCTCCGACCCTCCTGTTCCGCGGCCGAAACGCCTGCTACAAACGATTAG